In Roseomonas fluvialis, one genomic interval encodes:
- a CDS encoding peptidase, protein MTYCVGLFLDQGLVLLSDTRTNAGVDHISTFSKMQVEEVPGDRVLALLSSGNLAISQAVWNRLQEGLWLDGEQQTLRSVPTMFRAAQLVGAAVRAVFDADGPALRAQGVGFDVALLLGGQIAGQGHRLFMIYAAGNFIEATADTPFLQIGEHKYGKPILDRAVTPQVSLADGVKLALISMDGTLRSNLTVGMPLDLLVVREGTQRVALHRRITEEDSYFRRVREGWAAALRDAYAAMQVPDWV, encoded by the coding sequence ATGACGTATTGCGTGGGCCTGTTCCTCGACCAGGGGCTGGTGCTGCTGTCCGACACGCGCACCAATGCGGGCGTCGATCACATCTCCACCTTTTCCAAGATGCAGGTCGAGGAAGTGCCGGGGGACCGCGTGCTGGCGCTGTTGTCCTCGGGCAACCTCGCAATCAGTCAGGCGGTGTGGAACCGGTTGCAGGAAGGGCTATGGCTGGACGGCGAGCAGCAGACGCTGCGAAGCGTGCCCACCATGTTCCGCGCGGCGCAGCTCGTTGGCGCGGCGGTGCGCGCGGTGTTCGACGCGGACGGGCCCGCGCTGCGCGCGCAGGGCGTGGGCTTCGATGTCGCGCTGCTGCTGGGCGGGCAGATCGCGGGGCAGGGGCATCGGCTGTTCATGATCTACGCCGCGGGCAATTTCATCGAGGCCACCGCCGACACGCCCTTCCTGCAGATCGGCGAGCACAAGTACGGCAAGCCCATTCTCGATCGCGCCGTGACGCCGCAGGTCTCGCTGGCCGATGGCGTGAAGCTCGCGCTCATCAGCATGGATGGCACGCTGCGGTCGAACCTGACGGTGGGCATGCCGCTCGACCTGCTGGTGGTGCGCGAAGGCACGCAGCGCGTCGCGCTGCACCGGCGCATCACGGAGGAGGATTCCTATTTCCGCCGGGTGCGCGAGGGCTGGGCGGCGGCGCTGCGCGACGCCTATGCGGCGATGCAGGTGCCCGACTGGGTGTGA
- a CDS encoding alpha-E domain-containing protein, with product MLSRTASSLYWLGRYVERAGNNARGLQVALRMASLTGAGQRDTAWHALLVATGCEPGFRDKGAPLTQENVVRYLAADPENPSSIMSCIEAARRNGRAVRTALTVDMWEAVNETWSQARRSTEATFAPDNLPDFLDWMKQRTVLFNGAYADTMLRGEAWRFVRLGTMLERADNTARVLDTHHHALSDVEEGGALAYLHWQAILRSVSALRAYHHIYRARLDPRRIAEMLLLRHELPRSMVACYARIEETLDGLAAAHGGQRGECHRLAGEIHARLKFSRIEDIMGEGLHQFLTRKIDRSIDLGAEIGAFYLHS from the coding sequence ATGCTGAGCCGCACCGCATCCAGCCTGTACTGGCTCGGCCGCTATGTCGAGCGCGCGGGCAACAATGCGCGCGGTCTGCAGGTGGCGCTGCGCATGGCGTCGCTGACCGGCGCGGGGCAGCGCGACACGGCGTGGCACGCGCTGCTGGTGGCCACCGGCTGCGAGCCGGGATTCCGCGACAAGGGCGCGCCGCTCACGCAGGAAAACGTGGTCCGCTACCTCGCCGCCGATCCCGAGAATCCGTCCTCGATCATGTCCTGCATCGAGGCGGCGCGGCGCAACGGGCGTGCCGTGCGCACAGCGCTCACGGTCGACATGTGGGAGGCGGTGAACGAGACCTGGTCACAGGCACGCCGCAGCACCGAGGCAACCTTCGCGCCCGACAACCTGCCGGACTTCCTCGACTGGATGAAGCAGCGAACGGTGCTGTTCAACGGCGCCTATGCCGACACCATGCTGCGCGGCGAGGCCTGGCGCTTCGTGCGGCTGGGCACCATGCTGGAACGCGCCGACAACACCGCGCGCGTGCTCGACACGCACCACCATGCGCTGAGCGACGTGGAGGAGGGTGGCGCACTGGCCTACCTGCACTGGCAGGCGATCCTGCGGTCGGTGTCGGCACTGCGGGCCTATCACCACATCTATCGCGCACGGCTCGATCCGCGGCGGATCGCGGAGATGCTGCTGCTGCGCCACGAACTGCCGCGGTCGATGGTGGCGTGCTACGCGCGCATCGAGGAGACGCTGGACGGGCTGGCGGCCGCGCATGGCGGGCAGCGCGGGGAATGCCACCGCCTGGCGGGCGAGATCCATGCGCGTCTGAAATTCTCGCGCATCGAGGACATCATGGGCGAGGGGTTGCACCAGTTCCTGACGCGCAAGATCGACCGCAGCATCGACCTGGGTGCGGAGATCGGCGCCTTCTACCTCCATTCCTGA
- a CDS encoding circularly permuted type 2 ATP-grasp protein produces MTTPAFDEMTADGLVRGPYAEIARWLAATPRAALEQRRHEAELLFKRIGITFAVYGEGGDPERLIPFDIIPRILARAEWDALSRGLVQRVRALNMFLADVYGKQEILRAGHIPAALVRDNEAFRPEMAGFTPPGGVYTHIAGIDVVRTSPHEFWVLEDNCRTPSGVSYMLEGREAMLRLFPGICAAHRIAPVGHYPEELLETLKSVAPPGCRGAPRVAILTPGSYNSAYYEHCFLADEMGVEVVEGPDLFVEDDVVFMRTTAGPQRVDVIYRRIDDDYLDPRVFRPESVLGVPGLMAAYKAGNVALANAPGAGIADDKAVYPYVPEMIRFYLAEEPLLQNVPTYLCEREDHRAYVLDNLHELVVKLTHGSGGYGMLVGPHSTTDQRMEFAARIKARPGEYIAQPTLALSTVPTLVEKGIAPRHVDLRPFILSGKEVRVVPGGLTRVALREGSLVVNSSQGGGTKDTWVLEDDPADIARPLQGQSQSQSQSQSQSGSQSQSQSQSQGGSGC; encoded by the coding sequence ATGACCACACCCGCCTTCGACGAAATGACGGCCGATGGCCTCGTTCGCGGACCCTATGCCGAGATCGCGCGCTGGCTGGCCGCGACTCCACGTGCCGCGCTGGAACAGCGCCGGCACGAGGCCGAACTGCTGTTCAAACGCATCGGAATCACCTTTGCCGTCTATGGTGAGGGCGGGGATCCGGAACGGTTGATCCCCTTCGACATCATTCCGCGAATCCTTGCGCGCGCCGAATGGGATGCGCTGTCGCGCGGCCTGGTGCAGCGGGTGCGCGCGCTGAACATGTTCCTGGCGGATGTGTACGGGAAGCAGGAGATCCTGCGCGCCGGGCACATCCCCGCCGCACTGGTGCGCGACAACGAGGCCTTCCGCCCCGAGATGGCCGGCTTCACGCCGCCCGGCGGCGTCTACACGCATATCGCGGGCATCGACGTGGTGCGCACCAGCCCGCACGAGTTCTGGGTGCTCGAGGATAATTGCCGCACGCCATCGGGTGTCTCGTACATGCTGGAGGGGCGCGAGGCGATGCTCCGCCTGTTCCCAGGTATCTGCGCGGCGCACCGCATCGCCCCCGTCGGGCATTATCCCGAGGAACTGCTCGAGACGCTGAAGTCGGTCGCGCCACCCGGCTGCCGCGGCGCGCCGCGCGTGGCGATCCTGACGCCGGGGTCGTACAATTCCGCCTATTACGAACACTGCTTCCTGGCCGACGAGATGGGCGTGGAAGTCGTGGAAGGCCCTGACCTGTTCGTCGAGGATGACGTGGTGTTCATGCGCACCACGGCGGGCCCGCAGCGCGTGGACGTGATCTATCGCCGCATCGACGACGACTACCTCGATCCGCGCGTGTTCCGGCCCGAGAGCGTGCTGGGCGTGCCGGGGCTGATGGCGGCTTACAAGGCGGGCAATGTCGCGCTGGCCAATGCGCCCGGGGCCGGCATCGCCGACGACAAGGCGGTCTATCCCTACGTGCCGGAGATGATCCGCTTCTACCTGGCCGAGGAACCGCTGCTGCAGAACGTGCCGACCTACCTGTGCGAGCGCGAAGACCATCGCGCCTATGTGCTCGACAACCTGCACGAGCTGGTAGTGAAGCTGACCCACGGGTCGGGCGGCTACGGGATGCTGGTCGGGCCGCACAGCACGACCGACCAGCGCATGGAATTCGCAGCGCGCATCAAGGCGCGGCCGGGCGAATACATCGCGCAGCCGACGCTTGCGCTGTCCACCGTGCCGACGCTGGTGGAAAAGGGTATCGCGCCGCGGCATGTCGACCTGCGGCCCTTCATCCTGTCGGGCAAGGAGGTGCGCGTGGTGCCCGGCGGGCTGACCCGTGTCGCGCTGCGCGAGGGATCGCTGGTGGTGAATTCCTCCCAGGGCGGTGGCACCAAGGACACCTGGGTGCTGGAGGACGACCCCGCCGACATCGCGCGCCCGCTGCAGGGGCAGTCGCAGTCGCAGTCGCAATCCCAGTCACAGTCCGGGTCGCAATCACAGTCGCAATCGCAGTCGCAGGGCGGCTCGGGATGCTGA
- a CDS encoding thiamine pyrophosphate-dependent enzyme, with translation MPEPTTAADAIAAAFAGAGTRRIYGVPGGGSSLDLIAAAKARGIDFVLARHETSAVIMAATEAELAGTPGAALCTRGPGVGNAANGMAHAALDRAPVVLLADGFAPAERAFATHQYFDHAAMLAPVTKLQLSVGQMAAGDAATQAIGAVMAAPRGAALIEVSGAAAKQPAALAPAQPRPALPAPDADAIAAAQRVLAGARRPVIVAGLEAVDAAEPLRALVAALGCPVLVTYKAKGVVPDADPHFAGIFTCGAAEGAVLDAADAVIMVGADPVEFIPKPWRWPVPVIEVATSPRALPYATAAAALTGRIGASLASLAEDASRADWRAEDIAALRTAWLRALTNDPQRGTGIGPQRVVEITQAAARAAGFDPRVAVDAGAHMFPATTFWQCERPGDLLISNGLATMGFAVPAAIAAALHDPARGALAFTGDGGLLMGLGELATAAVLGVKLVVVAFNDATLSLIDIKKDARDLPAGALGWPRADLAGAMRAMGGIGLRADTEAELAAAMAEACAAAGPVLIDAAVDPSGYPAQIKALRG, from the coding sequence ATGCCCGAGCCGACCACCGCCGCCGACGCCATCGCCGCCGCCTTCGCCGGCGCCGGCACACGGCGCATCTACGGCGTGCCGGGCGGGGGTTCGAGCCTCGACCTGATCGCCGCCGCCAAGGCCCGCGGAATCGACTTCGTGCTCGCGCGACACGAGACCTCCGCCGTGATCATGGCCGCGACCGAGGCGGAACTCGCGGGCACGCCAGGTGCGGCGCTGTGCACGCGCGGGCCTGGCGTGGGCAATGCGGCGAACGGCATGGCGCATGCCGCACTCGACCGCGCGCCGGTGGTGCTGCTGGCGGACGGCTTCGCGCCGGCGGAACGCGCCTTCGCCACGCACCAGTATTTCGACCACGCGGCGATGCTCGCGCCGGTGACAAAGCTGCAGCTTTCGGTCGGGCAGATGGCGGCGGGCGATGCGGCAACGCAGGCGATCGGCGCGGTCATGGCGGCCCCGCGCGGGGCGGCGCTGATCGAAGTATCAGGTGCGGCCGCGAAGCAGCCCGCGGCGCTCGCGCCGGCGCAGCCGCGCCCTGCCCTGCCCGCGCCCGATGCCGACGCGATCGCCGCCGCGCAGCGCGTGCTGGCGGGCGCGCGGCGGCCGGTGATCGTCGCGGGTCTTGAAGCCGTGGACGCCGCGGAACCCCTGCGCGCCCTGGTCGCCGCCCTCGGTTGCCCCGTGCTGGTCACCTACAAGGCGAAGGGCGTGGTGCCCGACGCCGACCCGCATTTCGCCGGCATCTTCACCTGCGGCGCGGCCGAGGGCGCGGTGCTCGATGCCGCCGACGCCGTGATCATGGTCGGCGCCGACCCGGTCGAATTCATCCCGAAGCCCTGGCGCTGGCCGGTGCCGGTGATCGAGGTCGCGACCTCCCCGCGCGCCCTGCCTTATGCCACGGCGGCCGCGGCGCTGACCGGGCGCATCGGCGCGTCGCTGGCGTCGCTGGCGGAAGACGCGTCACGCGCCGACTGGCGCGCCGAAGACATCGCCGCGCTGCGCACCGCCTGGCTGCGCGCGCTGACCAACGACCCGCAGCGCGGCACGGGCATCGGCCCCCAGCGCGTGGTCGAGATCACGCAGGCCGCGGCCCGCGCCGCCGGCTTCGACCCGCGCGTCGCGGTCGATGCCGGGGCGCACATGTTCCCCGCCACCACCTTCTGGCAGTGCGAACGCCCCGGCGACCTGCTGATCTCGAACGGCCTGGCGACCATGGGCTTCGCGGTGCCGGCGGCGATCGCGGCCGCGCTGCACGATCCCGCGCGCGGCGCGCTGGCCTTCACCGGCGATGGCGGGCTGCTGATGGGGCTCGGCGAATTGGCGACCGCCGCGGTGCTGGGCGTGAAGCTCGTGGTGGTGGCGTTCAACGACGCGACGCTGTCGCTGATCGACATCAAGAAGGATGCGCGCGATCTGCCGGCGGGCGCGCTGGGCTGGCCGCGCGCCGACCTAGCCGGCGCGATGCGCGCGATGGGCGGCATCGGCCTGCGCGCCGATACCGAGGCGGAGCTCGCCGCCGCGATGGCCGAAGCCTGCGCGGCAGCGGGTCCGGTGCTGATCGACGCGGCGGTGGACCCCTCCGGCTACCCCGCGCAGATCAAGGCGCTCAGGGGATAG